Below is a genomic region from Kribbella qitaiheensis.
CGCAGGCAGCTGCCCGGCGAGCGAGTTCACCGCCGCCGCCAACACCGACGAATGCACTGTCAGGTTGACGAATCCAGGCCCTGCGATCTCCAGCGAGCACAGATCGTCCAGCTCGGCGGCCGCTACCAGCCGTTCCGCGATCACCCGCGGCGGCAGCCCGAGTGACTTGGCGAGCTTGAGCGCGAGGCTGGTCTGGAAGTGACCGAACTCGGGTCTTGTTGCCGCCCGCAACTCAGGGCCGACCTCGGCGTACGACGTACCGAACGTGGCCGTAGCGGCGGCGGACAACCGGGCAGCAAGGACAGGGAGTAAAGCGGACATGGCAAGGATCCTTCGAACGACGCACCGGAACAGGACTGAGGTGTTCAGACAGCGCGTCGTCGTCGCAGGCCCGGAGGCAGCGCACAGGGCGCTAGCGATCACCGGGCTCGTCGACATGGCCCTAAGTATGCACGATTCAGAGCCGGTGTGGCGACGGAGCCGGTCGCCGTTCCGCCAACGGGATCACCGACGGCAGCTCGTCCTCGCCCAGATAGATCCGCCGGACGACACGTTCCGCCGCCCGCCCGTCGTCGAACTCGCAGAACTTTTCGCGGAACAGTTGCCGGTGCTTCGCCGCCTCGGCCGAGGCGAACCGGCCGGTCTGCAGCGCGGCCAGCAATTCCTCCGACGACCGCGCCACCAGCCCCGGCGGAAACTCGGTGATGTCGAAGTACGTGCCGCGGGCGTTCTCGTACGCACCCTTGTCATCGACCAGCAGCATGATCGGCCGGTCAAGGTTGGCGTAGTCGAAGCTGATCGAGGAGTAGTCCGAGATCAGGACGTCGGCCGCGAGCATCAGGTCCTCGACCCGTGGATGGTCCGAGGCGTCCACGACTCGGCTCGAGTGCACCGACGGATGCTTCGACAGCGAGTAGTGCGTCCGGACCAGCACCCGGCCGTGCTCTCCGACGGCGGCGGCCAGTTGGTCCAGATCCAGGTGGATCCCGTCGCCACCGAGATCGACGAGGCCGGTAGGAGTCCGGACGGCGTCCTGCCCGTCCCGCCACGTCGGCGCGTACAGCACGACCAGGTGCGAGTCGTCGAAACCGAAGGACGCCCGAATCGCCCGTACTTCGTCCAGCGTCGCAGTCAGCAGCCGGTCGTTGCGGGGGAATCCGTACTCGAGTTCCTCGAAGTGCGACGGGTAGGTCCGCTCCCAGATCTCCGAGGAGTACCGGTTCGACGACAGGTTGAAGTCCCAGCGGTCGACCTGGCGCATCAGCTCGTCGAGATCCAGGTCCTTCGCCGCGATCGGGAAGTGCCTCAGATCCGTGCCCATCGTCTTGAGCGGTGTGCCGTGCTGGGTCTGGATGTGGATCTGCCCGTCGCGCTTCTCGACGTCCCGCGGCAGGTTCATGTTGCTGACGAAGTACGTCGCCTTGTTCAAGAGCTTCTCGTACGCCGGGGAGCCGGCCACCACGTACTCGACGCCCTCCGGGATGGCCGCGACGTGATCGGCGTCGATGACCCAGACGCCACGGAGCTGCGGTGCGAGCTCGGCCGCCTTCTCGTAGATCGCGCGGGGATTGCACGCGTACTGCTTGAACCAGTACGCGCAGTACAGGGCCAGGTTCGGATCCAGTTCGCGGTGCAGCAGCTTGTCGACGGCCTTGCGGGGACTCGGGAGCGAGGCGCTGCCGCGCAGCACCTTCGAGCTGAGCTTCAGCGTCGAGTACGTGGCGTAGTCGTCGTGGATCAGCAGCCAGCGCCGGAAGCCACGGCCGGTGCGATCGACCGCATACCCCTCGGGCTTCCAGCGCTTGGCGAAGGCGGCCGCCGCGTGGAAGAACTCGGCCCGGATCTCCGGGTCGACCCGCTCGGGCTTGGACAGCACGGCCAGGATGTGGTCGAGCGATCGGTCGAAGACGAACCGCCACCAGCTGGCCAGCTCGGGGTCGGCGGTGATGAACGCGTTCACCCGGTCGTATTGGTCGAAGATGTCGAACTGCCGCCGGGTCCGGGTGGCGTGGATGTTCCCGCCGGTCCGGTGCTGCCGGTAGTGCACGACGACCCGGTCCAGGGTGGCGATCCGGCCGGCCGTGAGCATCGTGGCGTACGTCCACGGCACGTCCTCGTAGTACCCGGCGGTGAAGACGAAGCCGTGCAGGCGGAGGAAGTCGCGCCGGTACGCCTTGTTCCAGATCACCTCGAGGAAGGTCAGGAAGACCGGTCGCTCCGCCGCGGTGAAGACGCCCTGGCCCTCCCGGGCGAAGGCGTCGTGCCGCTGGTTGCGGACCACCTTGCCGTCCCAGAAGATCCGCTCGTAGTCGAACATCACCAGATCCGGCTGGTTGGTGTCGCCGATCCGGGCGGAGATGGCCTCCAGCGAGCCGGGCAGGTAGACGTCGTCCGCGTCCAGGAACAGCACGTACTCGCCGCGGCACTCCTTGAGCGCGACGTTGCGGGTCAGCCCGAGCCCGACATCCTCGCTCAGATGCACCGCCCGCACCCGGGGGTCGGCCGCGGCGTACTCGTCGAGGATCCGGCCGGAGCCGTCCGTACTCGCGCCGTCGACCCCGATCACCTCGAGGTCGGTGAAGGACTGACCGAGCACCGAATCAAGGCAGGGTCGCAGCCAGGCCCGTGCGTTGTGACACGGGACCACGATGCTGAACCTCGGGACCCCGGCGGAGTCGGTGCTGGCGGCCATGAGACGTCATCCTAGGCTGCGGTCATGACTGCTGATGTCTTCGAGCCACTGGCGACGCTGGAGGGGGTCGGGTCGGCGGCGCGGGCCGCCCGGGACGCCGTCGATGTGCTGCTCCGGGACCGGGGCCTGCGCAAGGTCGGGTCGGACATGACCACCGAAGCTCTGCTCCGCGGCGCCCACGCCTCGGCCGCGCTCGCCGGTAGTCAGGAAACACTCGAGCAGGTACGCCGGGGCGCCACCGACCCTCGTGCCGCCGGCGCCGTCCGGATGACCGGCGAGCTGATGAGCCTCGCCCCACAGTCGAACAAAACCCCGGTACAGGTCTGGACCAGACTGCACCAGTTGGCGGCCGCCGAACTCGGCGGCGAAGACCAGTTGGGGCACTTGCGCACCAGTCGCGAGCCGCTGCCGGACGACATCCCCGGCCTGCCCGAGGCGCCGGGAGCCGACGAGATGTGGGAGCGGCTGCACGGCCTGGCCCGCGCACTGAGTGGTCCCACGAGTGCGCCGGGCATCGTGGTGGCCGCCATCGTGCACGCGGAGCTCGCCGTACTGCGCCCGTTCCCGACCGCGAACGGCTTGGTCGCGCGTGCCGCCGAGCGGGCCCTACTGGTTGCCCGCGGCATCGACCCGGTCTCGGTCACGGTGCCGGAGCTCGGTCATTTCGAACTGGCCGGTTCGTACGCGCAGGGATTACGTGATTACGCGGCCGGCGGATTGACCGGAGTACGTGACTGGCTGTTGCGATCTTGTGAGGTCGTGGCTCTCGGTGCCGAACGTTCACCGCTCAACATCTCTGCCCAGCAAGGGAAATAGCCGCCTTCGCCGAGATGCGAACGGCGCTCTCTGACGAGAGCGCCGTCGCTGGCACGCCATCCTGGTTACCAAGCGTGCACCTTGTCTGCCGCCTCGGTCCGGTCCTCTCGGAACGGCCTTGAGGTCGTGCTGCCCGGTTGGGATGGGCTGGTCGCCGCGTGGGTGCCTGGCTGCCGTGCAATCTCTTCAGGACTTCGCTGGAAGGCTCCGTCCTTATGCTTCTTTTGTACTCCGCCAAACCCTTCGTGGGAAGGGCTTAGCCGACCTTCATGAAGCTGTGAAAATTGAGGATCTGTCACACACCGTCGGTGCCACGAGCCCGCCGGCGAGCCGCGTAGAGCAGCACTCCGGCTGCCGCCAGCCCGGCGCCGACGACGGTCGCGGCGACCGCGGGACGGCGTACTTCGTGGAAGCGGGTGCGCTCGGCGAGTGCGACCGGCTTGCTGAAATCGAGCACCGGCCAGTCCCGCGAGATCGCCACCCGGCGCAGGGCGCGATCCGGGTTCACCGCGAACGGATGCCCGACGGAGGCCAGCATCGGCTCGTCGGTGATCGAGTCGGAGTACCCGTAGGAATCCTTCAGTGCATAGCCTTCCGCTTCGGCGAGCGCGGTGATCGCAGTCGCCTTGTGCGGGCCGTAGACGTACTCCTCGACCTCACCCGTGTACTTGCCGTCGGCAACTGTCATCCGGGTGGCGATCACCTTGTCGGCGCCGAGCATGGACCCGATCGGCTCGACCACCTCGAAGCCGGAGGAGGAGACGATCACCACGTCCCGGCCGGCCGCGTGGTGCTCCTCGATCAGGGTCACGGCCTCGTCGTAGACGATCGGGTCGACGATGTGGTGCAGGGTGTCGGCCACGATCGAGCGGACCGTTTCGACGTCCCAGCCTGTGCACATAGCGGACAGGTAGTCGCGCATGCGCTCCATCTGGTCGTGGTCCGCGCCGCCGAGCAGATAGACGAACTGTGCGTAGGCGCTGCGCAGCACCGTCCGCCGATTGATCAGCCCGCCGGCGTAGAACGGGCGGGAG
It encodes:
- a CDS encoding bifunctional glycosyltransferase/CDP-glycerol:glycerophosphate glycerophosphotransferase → MAASTDSAGVPRFSIVVPCHNARAWLRPCLDSVLGQSFTDLEVIGVDGASTDGSGRILDEYAAADPRVRAVHLSEDVGLGLTRNVALKECRGEYVLFLDADDVYLPGSLEAISARIGDTNQPDLVMFDYERIFWDGKVVRNQRHDAFAREGQGVFTAAERPVFLTFLEVIWNKAYRRDFLRLHGFVFTAGYYEDVPWTYATMLTAGRIATLDRVVVHYRQHRTGGNIHATRTRRQFDIFDQYDRVNAFITADPELASWWRFVFDRSLDHILAVLSKPERVDPEIRAEFFHAAAAFAKRWKPEGYAVDRTGRGFRRWLLIHDDYATYSTLKLSSKVLRGSASLPSPRKAVDKLLHRELDPNLALYCAYWFKQYACNPRAIYEKAAELAPQLRGVWVIDADHVAAIPEGVEYVVAGSPAYEKLLNKATYFVSNMNLPRDVEKRDGQIHIQTQHGTPLKTMGTDLRHFPIAAKDLDLDELMRQVDRWDFNLSSNRYSSEIWERTYPSHFEELEYGFPRNDRLLTATLDEVRAIRASFGFDDSHLVVLYAPTWRDGQDAVRTPTGLVDLGGDGIHLDLDQLAAAVGEHGRVLVRTHYSLSKHPSVHSSRVVDASDHPRVEDLMLAADVLISDYSSISFDYANLDRPIMLLVDDKGAYENARGTYFDITEFPPGLVARSSEELLAALQTGRFASAEAAKHRQLFREKFCEFDDGRAAERVVRRIYLGEDELPSVIPLAERRPAPSPHRL
- a CDS encoding Fic family protein — protein: MTADVFEPLATLEGVGSAARAARDAVDVLLRDRGLRKVGSDMTTEALLRGAHASAALAGSQETLEQVRRGATDPRAAGAVRMTGELMSLAPQSNKTPVQVWTRLHQLAAAELGGEDQLGHLRTSREPLPDDIPGLPEAPGADEMWERLHGLARALSGPTSAPGIVVAAIVHAELAVLRPFPTANGLVARAAERALLVARGIDPVSVTVPELGHFELAGSYAQGLRDYAAGGLTGVRDWLLRSCEVVALGAERSPLNISAQQGK
- a CDS encoding HAD family hydrolase, with amino-acid sequence MEHLGTSRSAAFFDLDKTIIARSSTLAFSRPFYAGGLINRRTVLRSAYAQFVYLLGGADHDQMERMRDYLSAMCTGWDVETVRSIVADTLHHIVDPIVYDEAVTLIEEHHAAGRDVVIVSSSGFEVVEPIGSMLGADKVIATRMTVADGKYTGEVEEYVYGPHKATAITALAEAEGYALKDSYGYSDSITDEPMLASVGHPFAVNPDRALRRVAISRDWPVLDFSKPVALAERTRFHEVRRPAVAATVVGAGLAAAGVLLYAARRRARGTDGV